Proteins encoded together in one Lysinibacillus sp. FSL K6-0232 window:
- the modA gene encoding molybdate ABC transporter substrate-binding protein, whose translation MKNFYHFFTTLLLLTCIVAGCSHQEQDTQAENSIELTVSAAASLQDALEELQTTYEKEHNAIKILYNFGGSGALQQQILQGAPADLFFSAAEDKFDALVDKDIAAGTDLLANELVLVVPKNSDKQIQSFDDITKAGKIALGTPETVPAGQYGMETLKNMNLWEEVEPKVVYTKDVRQVLTYTETENVDAGIVYKTDALVSDKVEIVATASATMHTPIVYPVGIIKGSPHAQQAEEFYQFLQSNEAMAVFQKYGFKGASE comes from the coding sequence ATGAAAAATTTTTATCATTTCTTTACAACATTATTACTGCTTACGTGTATTGTAGCCGGTTGTAGTCATCAAGAGCAAGATACGCAAGCAGAGAACTCTATTGAATTAACAGTTTCTGCAGCCGCTAGCTTACAGGATGCTTTAGAAGAGCTACAAACAACATATGAAAAAGAGCATAATGCCATTAAAATTCTCTATAATTTTGGCGGTTCAGGTGCATTGCAGCAGCAGATTTTACAGGGAGCTCCTGCTGATTTATTTTTTTCAGCAGCAGAGGATAAATTTGATGCACTTGTCGACAAGGACATAGCTGCTGGTACAGACCTTTTAGCAAATGAACTAGTTTTAGTTGTTCCCAAAAATAGCGACAAGCAAATTCAGTCGTTTGACGATATAACAAAGGCAGGTAAAATTGCACTCGGCACACCTGAAACCGTTCCTGCCGGGCAATATGGGATGGAAACATTAAAAAATATGAACCTTTGGGAAGAAGTGGAGCCTAAAGTTGTTTATACAAAGGATGTACGCCAAGTGCTAACGTACACAGAAACAGAAAATGTGGATGCTGGCATTGTGTACAAAACAGATGCCCTTGTATCTGATAAAGTAGAAATTGTAGCAACTGCCAGTGCTACGATGCATACACCGATTGTTTATCCTGTAGGGATTATCAAGGGGAGCCCACATGCACAGCAGGCGGAGGAATTTT